From the genome of Drosophila melanogaster chromosome 2L, one region includes:
- the dunk gene encoding disrupted underground network, isoform B — translation MSAFTCTQYLNLNSKDVSSMSTTVTLNAACFGRQDLNLFIESLETISRLERERHERRQLRREQRLHQARITELADERCSSPTPTAEEAVDEPLLYLEAKCIPYAVSGHIFAQGDNTPCPEYHMCDDEAYGSASYSARSSVTYCSCGGISNLDSDSGESEGKMKPFVHPSSQAKPKNRYSSTRSRIINLMLKRNRAKPALIEHLQRQGHGDTLSSENISHQFPRLTSSQKRSAEHSFLDKALRYLTL, via the coding sequence ATGTCAGCATTCACCTGCACACAGTACCTAAACCTCAATTCGAAGGACGTTTCGTCAATGTCCACCACCGTTACATTAAACGCAGCCTGCTTTGGGCGGCAGGACTTGAACCTATTTATTGAGAGTCTAGAAACCATATCTCGCCTGGAAAGGGAGAGACACGAGCGACGCCAGCTTCGGCGCGAGCAAAGACTACACCAGGCGCGAATTACTGAGTTGGCGGACGAACGATGCTCCAGTCCGACACCCACAGCCGAGGAAGCCGTAGACGAGCCGCTCTTATATCTGGAGGCCAAGTGCATACCGTATGCGGTTTCTGGCCATATTTTTGCACAGGGCGACAACACACCTTGTCCCGAATACCATATGTGTGACGACGAAGCGTACGGAAGTGCTTCGTATTCAGCACGCAGCAGCGTCACCTACTGTAGCTGTGGCGGAATCTCCAATCTGGATTCAGACAGCGGAGAATCCGAAGGGAAGATGAAACCGTTTGTGCATCCGAGCTCCCAGGCCAAACCAAAGAATAGGTATTCTTCAACGCGATCCCGCATAATTAACTTGATGTTAAAGAGAAATAGGGCTAAGCCCGCTCTCATCGAGCATCTGCAGCGACAGGGACACGGTGACACGTTATCCAGCGAGAACATCAGTCACCAGTTCCCACGGCTTACTTCTAGCCAAAAAAGGTCGGCTGAGCATAGTTTTCTGGATAAGGCCCTTCGATATCTTACATTATAA
- the CG42748 gene encoding uncharacterized protein, isoform E, with protein MFDQPPENELQKSHDHNPGALSEHQLRVQASLQRLNIPDWFRHYNKGPEKAADGENACTSATGGGYRPGNFTRKRAQESGRWQGLNSKTTSLSSLGSQRSDRSPLLMSPSAHSHHGGQSSYSCGSTTIHGPAPVQIGMGATRWSTSHLNSTQMSPGASQRGSFTRGAPINSSFISVASGSGLLRNSYRQPYLGWRSTEKLSQRTPHERLANSLLTQRTAPPSTRAGNETRTLHSVSTEIQSSIKEVTSAIVHFVNDQQQSQHPRSRSTSPNSRCWLESSFVGTRTLDSPQTPVIDNSPPELARKQQQLHPHQVHLDVGLSPVVSAGQLPHRMNGINRIGNGGGESAIQV; from the exons ATGTTTGACCAA CCCCCTGAAAACGAACTGCAGAAATCACATGACCACAATCCAGGCGCACTAAGCGAGCATCAACTGCGTGTCCAAGCTTCGCTTCAGCGGCTAAATATTCCCGACTGGTTCCGTCATTACAACAAAGGCCCCGAAAAGGCAGCAGATGGCGAAAACGCATGCACAAGTGCGACTGGCGGTGGTTACCGACCTGGCAACTTCACCCGCAAACGCGCACAGGAATCGGGTCGCTGGCAAGGGCTCAACTCAAAGACGACTTCCCTCAGCTCGCTGGGATCTCAACGCTCCGACCGAAGTCCTTTGTTGATGAGTCCCTCAGCGCACAGTCATCACGGCGGCCAAAGCTCCTATTCATGTGGGTCGACGACAATTCACGGTCCGGCACCTGTACAGATAGGCATGGGTGCAACTCGCTGGTCAACCTCTCATCTGAATTCCACTCAGATGTCTCCCGGTGCCTCGCAGCGCGGAAGCTTTACGCGCGGCGCCCCCATTAATAGCAGCTTTATATCTGTGGCCAGTGGTAGTGGCTTGTTGCGCAATTCCTACCGACAGCCGTATTTGGGTTGGCGCAGCACAGAGAAGCTCTCCCAACGAACTCCCCACGAACG TCTGGCCAATTCGCTGCTAACCCAACGGACAGCTCCGCCCTCCACACGGGCGGGCAATGAAACCCGCACCTTACATTCTGTATCGACAGAGATTCAAAGCTCCATTAAGGAAGTCACATCCGCCATCGTTCACTTCGTGAACGACCAGCAGCAGTCCCAACATCCGCGGAGCCGTTCTACCAGTCCAAATTCAAG GTGCTGGCTGGAAAGCAGCTTTGTTGGTACACGAACCCTGGACTCGCCGCAAACACCCGTCATTGACAACAGTCCTCCCGAATTGGCacgaaagcagcagcagctccaccCGCACCAAGTGCATCTGGATGTCGGTCTGTCGCCTGTAGTCTCCGCTGGTCAGCTGCCACATCGCATGAACGGAATAAATCGTATCGGCAACGGTGGCGGTGAGTCCGCCATCCAAGTTTGA